The following nucleotide sequence is from Bactrocera oleae isolate idBacOlea1 chromosome 2, idBacOlea1, whole genome shotgun sequence.
ATTGTGCTGGCAAACTTTAAGATTCTGGTGTCATGAATTGTGAGCACCCATATTTTGTAAATCGATCTTATATCTAGGGCAACAAAAAAACTGTAGCCCagtgtaattaattttgtttcaatatctCAAGTCATGTTCATGTTCTTccctgctgctactgctcgagTAGTTTTCAgacattatatttttcataaggGGGCCAGGGCATGCACATAGTCGAATTTTTGTActgttgtacatatatacatatacctatatgcatatatatatattatgcttTATAGGTTATAATATCTTCAATTGTTTGAGAGATTTTGATCCTTAGAAAATACTTTCCgagaatgaaattaaaattttttttacttttctcaattttttttacttttctgtaCATCAGAAAGgaatgatttgcggaaagcatttaaaaaaatgtatgcacaAGTTTAAATGGTGAATACAAAACCACATTTCTCGAAAACATGTtcataaatcaaataataataaatcattcgtgatatttagtaaaatataacagttattataatttaaatgtattgaaATACATTcagaaataaaatgtaaataaaaataaaaaaatttaaatattacatttttcgttttgataaaaaaggcataaaaataaatcatgtTATATGAAACTCTTGTTATGGCAATGCTGGCAGtttgaaaaaatcaataatCCCACTCTCTAACTGCTTTTTGCAATTAACCGTACAGCTGTTGGCGATAACATTGCGGCATGCGCACTGTGCCACTGCATTGGCATTTTGTCAAATTTAACCTCGATGTAGTCATAGAAGTAGAAGAAAATTGCAATCAAACAAAGGCATATCAAATTTAGAAAACTAATTTAGCGATACGTCTGAGGTCACGGTAAGAAATGCCTATCATGGAGGATAGCGGCATAGACAGTGAGGATAAGCAGTCGAATAACTACGAAGACTCTACAGTGGTAAGTTTAACGGTATACCTTGCGATCCAGTAGAAATATTTGCATTGTATTACTACATTGTATTGCTGTTGATTACAGCCAATATTggaaaaagcaacaacaccaataaaCACAATGACCGAAGACTATGATGTGCCCGCAGTTAGCCATATGGCAGATTTGGAGGTTGTCTTCCGTGGCAGCAGTGTGCCGGAAGCCACAACCAATAAAACGATTGCACCGAAAACAGTAACGTCAGCAGCGCTTACGGCTGGCGAAAGTGAAGATGATTCCACAACGACAAGCAATCAACCGGCACCGAACACCTGTCGCATCCTGCAGCGCAAGCTGGAGCTTAAGGTGGAACGGGCGAGACGCAACTTCAGTcagcatcagcagcagcaaGAGCAGGTGTGTAAGCCGTCAATAATAATggtggaattaaaaatttttgtgtgatgaattaaaatcgatttttcattCAACTGTTTTTTAGATACGAAAATCTCAATCAGCGAATCTCATACCCATTAGTCGATTGCCCATACCAGGCGATTCGGAGCAGAAACCACTTGTAGATTATAAGTCCGATAGCAGGTTTGTACACAATATcgttttttaagcaaaaagccaaactgaaaaatttgtttaacctCATAGCGATGAACCCGAGGAGATTTCATTCTTTCCTGCTAAACTGAAAAATGCTCAGCGACAGCGCAAAACGGAACTTAGCGACACTTTTAGCATACAAGAGATGACAATTGAATCTGATTTGGACTCAGACGATAGCGGTTCGCAAAACCTCGAATTGTTGCCACCATTGAGAAAGATGAACTTTTTGGAGAGTTTGAAAATCTGTTTCGGTTGTGGGAATAGAAGAAGCTAACTGCGttgagcaaaataaaaaaacttaaacagaacaatgcaataatattcaagttGTAGCCAAATTGTATACAATAACTTACGACAAATATACATGAAACGTGCAAAATGACTGAGAAGTACATAATCTATTAGCTGGTTGTTACTTtgtcatatattaaattttttgtggttgGTATCTGTGGGTGTTTGACATGACAACTTAACTTGACTTAATGCGGTGATCGGCTCAAACTACAGTCAaactatatatacttgtatatgcaagTTTACACCCACTAAGTTCTCAAAATCTTGCTAGTGAGACAATATTTTGGGAAAATAGTTTAGGATAatcaatttgtttataaaagagCAGTGGTACTCATTGTCTCTTAGTCATAATTTCACAAGTGTTTGTTTACCAAAATATTGGAATTCATAGTTTTTTAGCTTCAGAAATAAATGCgtattaaaatttaactattttatacTTTCTTAGTTCTTACAAATTACGAAGTTATCTCTCCTATATCTCGTGACTTGTTCTCTTTTGCCCTTTGCTAGAAAGAGTTAAGACTAAGAATACGAATGAGAACGAGTAATTTTTACAATCATTTATTTGAAGgcggttaaaattttgtttgaaagtgACTTTTACtaactaaaaattgaaaatataaaaggtAGAGAAATAAAAATCGAGTTCTTTGTTAGGGAGTTCAGTCAGAGTAAGCTGGACTAATAATGGTGAATTCATATTTAGTTATGACCAAGACACCAATATAGACGAATGCTAGAttgttaagtaattttttacGTTGCGTAAATTGAGATTCGGAGTTTAACTGGGTTTTCTAgcagttaattgtttttacctttttcataacggaaaatttacaaaatttaaatcagGTATAGTAAACTATTTTATGGAGCCACCCGGcaactatttatattatataatcttgCGATATgtggctacagagtataatagttttgtagatcggcgtaatcggactactgccacgcctacaaaatgcCAATAATCGAAAACTATAAAATGCTATAACTAAGCACTCAATTAAGGTATAAACCTTAAATTTGGTACAGCGAATTGCATTGGGATGCATCTAtggttgaatattttttttaaagtggccttggccccgccccctaataagttgaatgtacaatatataatataactcctAAGTTTTTTGAGTTATATGACCTAAATTTATaccaaataaatgtttttgactCTTCCTTCGACAAtctgaaaatggatgaaatcggatgataccccgcccactctccatataacggttttgttaacaactactaaaagtgcgataaatcaataacaaaatgcgtcaaagatattaaattttacatccggtaTAGTACAAAAGCGTTTTATAAGAGCCGATATCAAATTGGGCAATaagcgtggcaccgctcacacTTAGATGAAATCAAATATCTCCGGAACTACTGTaacaatttcaaccaaaatgaTCAAGCCCCAGTTACCGAATATGGAGATCCCCGTGTCTGGTGCTAATTTTTTATCAGAACTAATGgtaaatctgtgagatatattattgcaatttgGGGAGAGTTTCTTACTGATAATACAATAGTACGCTTGTATATCAAAAATGGAtggaatcgggtcaatacttcccttatgccttatcgaaatattttcgaatttcggTTTACTTCAtactgcatatatcggccaatatgtgagttatgttatcttattaaaattaagaGGATATATGTTTCTTATAATGCTGCATTTTTATgcctaaaaaaagtaaaatcggttgaaaacttgccctagccctcatttaactaatcacagaattttcaaacatccgtttgattttactccatattcATATGTTGGTGAGGGTACGTGTGGTATCTCCTAACCTCCTGTTAGCGTTATGCCATATATAAGCGGTGATATGTACGATATCtgagcaaaattaaatgaacgaataatattggatatactatagtttaatgccgaaaatatgtgaatttagtccaCGAATTATCCCAACTCCCAAATAATAGTttcgattttcgttattctaacaattgccgaatatgtcgtgcaatgtgtgagttatatattcataaaattgcttgaaaatatgatcttAAGTATATgccagcaatgtcaaaattaacacAATCAGCCCATCCTTATCTCTGTTATCAATATGGCCTGTATAATAACTTCCGACTTTCCATCTAACGAAATGTGagatacttttataaaattaacaagttttcttaaaaattgtgtgtgaATATCAATGCAATAGGTCTAGACTTTGGTCCAAATTTTATATccttaaatgaatgaatttcgatcctctggttgacgttttcaccTCAACTCACCTGAAGaagataaattatattaaatttatcacctacaaaaaaatgtaaaaaacggttggcctcaagggccatccctgcaacttccctctaatttcatacgctaactttcaaatttcgcttttttcactgcttttgggctcttcgaaatttttcgttttcgatatctcgcaagtaaatcaaccgatttcgacccggttttgcggcaaacgatgtgttttttcaaggtttagaactgattagttttgggtgttgatcggtcaagtcgtttggaagaaattcgaaaaaaaacgatttttcaaaatttttatttttgagacttctcaaaatctactggtccgattgggtccaaactcacatgaaattcaagtgcaatgaaacccttaggaatgccgtttagtttattcaaatcggttgagccgtttaaaagttataagagggtcacatacatccacacacacacacatacatccacacatacatacagacatacggacatcatcgtagaaatgttcggggaagcttcctcgaccctcaaaacgtcgagatctgttgagaactcgatttttgcaaaatggggtgaaaccaatatcttcccgatttttagaaaattttcaattttcttagcgggaagttaaaaataattatattcaatttatcttcttcagttgaatttttatcCCATATATAAGGTACagttcaaaagttccaggactttctaaacaacgcggcttctagtggcgccatctgtctgaaattgtgtattcttcagtgttgtcgtataaaatttatataacagctgacttgtataacagctgagatatcgcgctacatgtgacattacatttgtagtgttggtcagaaaatgagcatcgaacaaagagccaacattaagttttgttttaaacttggtaaaacgtTTACCGAAAcacatcaaatgatgaaacaagtttatggcgatgattgtctatcccgtaggcGTAtccacgagtggtttaaacgttttcaagagagacgggaggacttggaagacgacgaacgttcgggccggccaaaagatgttgtgaacgaaaaaaacacggaaattgtgcgtgaattcattaaaaaagagcctaaatcatcgcttaaatatacgaaatcggaattatcaatatccgcggcgtcgatttatcgtattttgacagaaaatttgggcctcagaaaggtttgtgctcgatttgtctcGCACATTTTGAAAccacacgaaaaagacctcagaattcaacattcaatttgaccaaaaatcgcattcatatcatcaaccattcaccctattcgcctgatatggcaccctgcgatttttatttgttcggaaaactacatttggccatgaaaggaaaccgctatgctgacgttgatgccattcaaaaggcgacgaccgccatcctcaacgctataccgacaaacgacctaaaaaagtcattcgataaccttcttgaacgtgcaaaacgttgtattcaggcggaaggagactattttgaaggcgaccaataaatttttcaaaaaaaaaaaaacaaataatattcgttttttaataaaagtcctgaaacttttgaattacaCCTTGTAtatcatttgaag
It contains:
- the LOC106625460 gene encoding uncharacterized protein, giving the protein MPIMEDSGIDSEDKQSNNYEDSTVPILEKATTPINTMTEDYDVPAVSHMADLEVVFRGSSVPEATTNKTIAPKTVTSAALTAGESEDDSTTTSNQPAPNTCRILQRKLELKVERARRNFSQHQQQQEQIRKSQSANLIPISRLPIPGDSEQKPLVDYKSDSSDEPEEISFFPAKLKNAQRQRKTELSDTFSIQEMTIESDLDSDDSGSQNLELLPPLRKMNFLESLKICFGCGNRRS